Proteins encoded by one window of Candidatus Mesenet endosymbiont of Phosphuga atrata:
- the rnpA gene encoding ribonuclease P protein component, producing MLKNAKFYAHEKVTYHKKKDFLFALKNYLFANSNYLSLRVIKESKVDYSNTARVGFIVSRKSGNAVQRNKIKRYFRIISRNIIIQNAKCGYYYILLANKNSIKANLQILKKDLIFCLNKLKMHI from the coding sequence GTGCTCAAAAACGCAAAGTTTTATGCGCATGAAAAAGTTACTTATCATAAAAAAAAAGATTTTTTATTCGCGTTAAAGAATTATTTATTCGCAAATTCAAATTATTTATCATTACGAGTTATAAAAGAAAGCAAAGTGGATTATTCTAACACTGCCAGAGTTGGGTTTATTGTTAGTAGAAAATCAGGAAATGCTGTTCAGAGAAATAAAATAAAAAGGTATTTTCGTATAATTTCAAGGAATATCATTATTCAAAATGCAAAGTGTGGTTATTATTACATTCTACTAGCTAATAAAAATAGTATAAAAGCTAATCTTCAAATCTTAAAGAAAGATTTAATTTTTTGTTTAAATAAACTGAAAATGCACATTTAA